Part of the Rissa tridactyla isolate bRisTri1 chromosome 3, bRisTri1.patW.cur.20221130, whole genome shotgun sequence genome, CATCCTGTTCCAACTCGCCACGCCTCTATCCACACAGTATAGCTATACTATATACATACTTAGGTATTTCCCCTGTGAGCCCCTCCACAGAAATTCTTGCTTTCCCCCATGCCAGCTCTCTGCCACTGCTTTACTAGTACCTTGGCTGTGCTGATCCCACTACCTGTGGCTTCAAGCGGTAAATGTATATGCTACTGCATCATAGTTTTATGGTGGGTGTGACTGACCTAAGGCTTTTCTCTCAGCAGAACCCGAGAATGACTGATGTGCTGCTAGAATACTTCAAGTAAAATGGGCACATGCTTCAGTAAGGCACTGTGGTCTGCTAAAATGGAGGGGCCTGGGAAAGGGTTAATAATCTGCTTAAAACTATTCTTACCGTTTTTAATCTACCAGCACCTAACAACCCAAATGAAATCAGTACTCATTTCACAGGGCGCTATATTGCAagttaaacaaataaacaaaacaaagggaaaacagaactGCAGCAATGCAAAGTGAGTTGCTCAAGGTCACTCAACAGGTTAGTAGCAGGGCTGGAAGTTAAGCACTTGAGgccccccccagcatgctctatCTGCAAACCACCCTCAATTCCTACTATCATACAAGCCTTTTAAATCAGGGTTTCACGCTCATCATCCCCAAGGTGATAAAGTGATaagtcttcttttaaaaacaagaagtaCTTGATCCTTGCATGGAGAGCAGCAAGGCTCTTGAGAGTGTAATATTTCAATGCGAATAGGCTGTAGCTATAAGAATGTAAAAGACAGACTCCTCACAGTAAGCAACAATAGGTCAGCACACTGTGCAATAGGAGTCAGGATTATAATTTCCTGTGTACACATGAAAAAACTAATACAGATGTGATTCTTTTAACGTGATCAGGCCTGGGCCTAGGCTATAACAGatcctgtttttctgcttttgcttagGCTCAGCACAAGGAGGAACTTTGTTACTGGGTCTAGGATGATCTAGAATTTCTTAGTCTTCAAATTTTTAAGGGCAATTTCAGCTTTTCCTGGCTGAAATTGCATATTGAATGAAAACGTATATTTAAAAGGAGTTGAAATTTAGTAGGCCCACAATGAAAATTTACTGAAATGACAACATCTACGGAAATGACTCCCAGTGCTTTATCATATTTTCCCTCATCACTCTTCATTCTCAAGTAGCAGCAATTGTAAATGCTAGTGCCTTTCTTGCCAGCTTCTCTGCAACCACCCCAGCAGCACTAACTCAGAGCCCGCTTTCTGCTAAGCCCACACGCAGCTCTCCAGAAAGTATGTATAGCTTCATAACCAGGATTACTCCTCCTTCCAGTACAGAATCTTCATTAGTCTCATAAACCACACATCTTCCAGGCAGAAGGTAAGGCAACCTGTAGTGGCCACTGCTGTCCAAACTAATAGGAAAAGGACAAtgttgttttctttacatttctgccATGACACATCACAAAGAAATGCCAGATCAGGGTCAAGTTACACTAAGCTGCACTGTGCTTTTTGGTCTTGTGATGTGACGTAACCTCTTACAAAGCAATGAAAGAATTGTAATGTaaagaaaggcttttgaaaaatctaCTAGAAGGAAATAATTGTTGAGTATGGGGAGAAACTAAGTGGCTGGTGTCACCCAAGCATTAAGTGCTGGCTCCAAGCAGTGCTCCAGGGTTGTACCCTGCTGGAAGGAACAGACCAACCCTCATGTCCCATGTCAGCATCAGAGGGCACCCAATGCCACTGGAGAGTGTTAGGTGGCTGGAGGGGACCCTGTTCCCCAGCTGTCTGGGGAAAGCTGCAGTACAGAGCTCATTCTCTGTTCTCTGCCCCCCCGACTGTGGAGACGCCATCTCGCTCCTCCTTTGGGTGACGACATAGCCCTATTCCGTGCTTTTTGTTTGCCAACAGATTATAGCTAGTCACTCAGCTGGGGTCAGCCAAGGCACAGACAAACAGGAGAGAGGCAGCAAACCTGGAATGCTCCCTGCATAGGATGATAATAAGGAATGAAATGGGGACCCTGCATCCTACATTCCCACCCTTATATAGTTTGCCCATCTTTACTTTCAAAGCCACTGTCTCGGACCCTCTGGCTCCTGAACACTATCACAGCTGCAGTGGCTCAGGAGAACTATGAGACAAGGAAACACGTAAAAAATGTCAGAGAAAAGGCAGACGAAAGTGAAGAGGCAGAGCGGCTGGGAAAGTgcaggaaacacaaaaaaaaaacccaaatgaaggtaaggagaaaaatcagaggaaaaagtaGGGACAGGATATATCACCCACAGTAAAGGCTTAAAAAGTTGTAGGAAGTTTACACTAATGTCATGCAAACTAGAGGGGTAAGGTAAGACCCTAATGTGAGACTGGTAACTTTGAGCAAGCATAACTGTTATTGTGCAGTCCTGGATTTAGAAGGGCCATTCTTGATCCTCAAAGAATATCTTACATCATGTGCAATATACaagatattttcctttatttttgaaagcactcTATAAACTTCAGTACTTAcgggaaacacttttttaaagcAGGGATCAACACACTAGTGGTTGTAGCGCAGTCCTACAAGAGAACTATGTACCCAGTTCCGGAGATGATGATGGCTATAGCAGCATTACTAGGACTTGAGGTATGGAGGCACAAGTTTAGAGAGAGAAGTGCTTGGACAAGCATGAGAAAGTCAGCCTGGACAGAAATAGATGCAAAATATAATTGCAAGATCTTTCTGACTAGATTTGTTAATACAGAGTCAGTCATGAATAATAGTTATGAAACTCGTTTCTTCTATTCATCAGTGTCTACTACAGTACACTTATTCCTCTAGGATTTCAAGAAGGAATTAATCCCAATACTCACCATGCACACTGGGACGGTGACAGAGATTATGACTGGAAGAATATACAAGAAAAAGGTTTCTTCTTCTATTTTCACCTGCCATAATCCTTGGAGTGGCACATTCATATTTGGAAGCCTGTCGGGTAAGCTTTTTTTAGAGTTGCTTCATCTTTTGCAAACACTGctctctttcacagaaaaaaaaaataccatagttccttcttgtatttttaatttagtttgttttcctctttgcattttaaaacagaagtgtttATTCGCAACTGAGCATTCAAGAGGCCCTTAGAAATGTATCATGTGATATCATACTGCAACTCCACAGTACAATGATTAACTAACAGTAACACTTCTGTTAGCTAAAGTTGCCACTTTATAGATCCTTTCACTTTTCCATTAAATCAAGTCTTGGCTTCCAAACTTGCTGATATGAAATGTTGCTTTGCCATCATGTTCACAGGTTCATATTGTTTCTTTTGAATAACTAcaagatttcattaaaattactataaaaatgataaaatgatTGAAAGCTAAACAGCAAAAAACTATGTGCACACAGTAGTTTTACTGTTCAAACTTCTTCCCTAACTAGTTAAGACACCCGAGATATTTGTTGAGCGACTTATTTTTGAAGTTAGCTGACTGTGTCGGAATAAAGCTTTGCTGCACGTTCACAGGATGCAACCCACAGGATTTTGGATGTCATTAGGTGCTAGGCACTAGAAAAATCGCATTTTTGCAGTAGTACTTGAAGAATATTTGTTGTTCTCTGTTTCTCAGAACCAAACAATGACATGACAATTGCAGGTTATAACCTGTGACAGGAGCTATTATTCCACTGTGCTTGAGGAATAGCTCACAAATCGTAGACCAAATGAAATATGGAATAGAAAGAGAGCATCGCCTCTTCTGAGTAATATGTCTCTTATGAGTTCTGATTTATCTATATCTTTTATGGACtgccttctgggtttttttgagactaATTCACAGCAACGGTCTGAAAAGGTCCTTTTCTATTAAGAGAAGTCTTCGTTTTTCCTGACAAATGTTTGGAGGGGCAGCTTCCAAAGAAAGCATCGCAATACATTTCCTGAGAATCCACAGGGCTGccgcctcctgctcccctttATAGGCCAGGCCCCATTCTGCCCACTGCCTTGGATGGCGAGCAGCACTTGCTTACAGCTGGTCCTGCCAAGCCAGCAGGATGGCAGGCAGGCAAAGGAAGGCCAGTTTCCCAGGGATAGCCCCAAGCTGCCGGACTGGTCGGCCATCAAGGTGGAGGTGGGCATGATGGCCAACGGGTGCTTCCCAGCCACTCTCTGCTGTGCCCCGTCCCTGCAAGCCTCAGCCATGTTATAGGCTCTGCTGGCTGATTTCTCAAACCCCCGCTGCTCCCCACTTTGCAGGCAGAGAGGAGGCTTGGAGCTGCCTTCCCCTGAGCCGGTGCTGAGGGCCCACAGCCCGCCCGCCATcttgtccctgcctgcctgtccTGCTCGTGAGGAGACAGGCAAAACGCAGCGCTCCGATACGTCCCGCATCCCGACAGACCGGTTCATTCCCGCCCACACAGCCAGATCAAACAGTGTTCAGGAAACAATCTGGGATCCATATTAGCGCTCGGTGCCGTCGCCGCCAGGGCAGTTTAGCGGGGTGGAGGGGGCACTGTTTCTAGCACATTCCAATTGACAACAGCTGGGATGGCTCCGCTCTGAGCAGCTGCCTTCACTGCGGCCCCACTGCACCGCCTTTCTGTGTGGAAGGCTTTGTTTTGGCTAGGGACGGGTTTGTTGAGCTTTCTTGCGCTGAAGTGTCACACAGAGACTTTCCCTTTGCCCATGGCATGTGACCCTGCCAACTTATGGGCCTGCATCCCCAATAAGAAAAACaacgt contains:
- the LOC128907445 gene encoding uncharacterized protein LOC128907445; protein product: MLDKKLCQVPVVGFSWLMCARLGIPLSRTLWLLNTITAAVAQENYETRKHVKNVREKADESEEAERLGKCRKHKKKTQMKDFKKELIPILTMHTGTVTEIMTGRIYKKKVSSSIFTCHNPWSGTFIFGSLSGEFFSNYQPSVVPCFKNQALKLTDSQEQNTLHLCFSRDIPDFCYACEIQEMIMYYTFFGIFLMCLLTTSSSGCGYCLVC